The Humulus lupulus chromosome 3, drHumLupu1.1, whole genome shotgun sequence genome window below encodes:
- the LOC133821859 gene encoding fructose-bisphosphate aldolase 3, chloroplastic, with translation MACASVKLNAFSSNWIGQQSFSQPRGSSSRLSTRRVAVPIRAGAYTDELVKTAKTIASPGRGILAIDESNATCGKRLASIGLDNTEVNRQAYRQLLLTTPGLGEYISGSILFEETLYQSTTDGKKFVDCLKEENIVPGIKVDKGLVPLPGSNNESWCQGLDGLGSRSAEYYKQGARFAKWRTVVSIPCGPSALAVKEAAWGLARYAAISQDNGLVPIVEPEILLDGDHPIERTLEVAEKVWSEVFFYLAENNVVFEGILLKPSMVTPGAEHKEKATPETIAKYTLTMLKRRVPPAVPGIMFLSGGQSEAEATLNLNAMNQSPNPWHVSFSYARALQNSVLKTWQGRPENAKAAQTSLLIRAKANSLAQLGRYSAEGESEEAKKGMFVKGYTY, from the exons ATGGCCTGCGCTAGCGTCAAGCTAAACGCCTTCTCTTCCAATTGGATCGGTCAACAGTCTTTCTCCCAGCCCCGTGGATCGTCCTCTCGCCTATCCACGCGCCGAGTCGCGGTCCCGATCCGCGCCGGGGCTTACACCGACGAACTCGTCAAGACAGCT AAAACAATTGCATCCCCTGGTCGTGGTATTCTCGCTATCGATGAATCAAATGCCACTTGTGGAAAGAGATTAGCATCCATAGGTTTGGACAACACTGAGGTGAATAGACAAGCTTACAGGCAACTCTTGCTAACTACTCCCGGCCTCGGTGAATACATCTCCGGCTCCATTCTCTTCGAGGAAACACTCTACCAGTCCACAACAGATGGGAAGAAGTTTGTTGACTGTTTGAAGGAGGAGAATATCGTGCCAGGAATTAAAGTTGATAAG ggtttggttcctttgcccggGTCCAACAATGAGTCTTGGTGCCAAGGTTTAGATGGGTTGGGTTCAAGATCTGCTGAGTACTACAAGCAAGGTGCTCGATTTGCTAAATG GCGAACAGTTGTTAGCATTCCATGTGGTCCTTCTGCTCTAGCTGTGAAGGAAGCTGCTTGGGGACTCGCCCGTTATGCTGCTATTTCTCAG GACAATGGTCTTGTGCCCATTGTGGAGCCTGAGATTCTTCTTGATGGTGACCACCCAATTGAGAGGACCTTAGAAGTTGCTGAGAAGGTCTGGTCTGAAGTCTTCTTCTACTTGGCCGAAAACAATGTGGTGTTCGAAGGAATTCTTCTTAAGCCCAGCATGGTTACCCCTGGTGCCGAGCACAAGGAGAAGGCTACCCCAGAGACGATTGCTAAATACACTCTCACAATGCTCAAGAGAAGAGTTCCTCCTGCTGTTCCAGGAATTATG TTCCTGTCCGGAGGCCAATCTGAAGCCGAGGCAACCTTGAACTTGAATGCAATGAACCAGAGCCCCAACCCATGGCACGTATCCTTCTCCTATGCCCGTGCCCTGCAAAACTCCGTGCTAAAGACATGGCAAGGACGCCCCGAGAATGCGAAAGCTGCACAAACATCATTGTTGATCCGTGCAAAGGCGAACTCATTGGCTCAGCTCGGAAGGTACTCGGCAGAAGGTGAAAGCGAGGAGGCCAAGAAGGGAATGTTCGTCAAGGGCTACACCTACTAA